The Acidimicrobiales bacterium genome includes a window with the following:
- a CDS encoding isochorismate synthase: MDLTKLLAGIRDDDIVMLGGRDGGFVARGVRARIDLPAGASDGELGERVGNELAALGDGAIAVGALPFNRVLAASLVVPEEVWFVRDGVGPSPDTADQPLAPDAFSLTPSLSHADWCDLVDDALAAIDAGDFEKVVVARAVEVAANRPIVVADVVRRLHDLYPSCTTYSVDGFVGASPELLISRVGDQIVSHPLAGTTARVGDPDADNEAAAALLASDKDRAEHRLTVDGVADALRPYCASLDVPAGPSVVALRNVTHLGTKITGTLGATAPASVLDLVASLHPTAAVGGQPSAAALAWLARHERLDRGRYAGPVGWVDARGNGEWWVGIRCAEIDDTRAVLRAGCGVVAGSDSQSELVESQLKLQALLAALVRP; encoded by the coding sequence GTGGACCTGACCAAACTGCTGGCCGGCATCCGCGACGACGACATCGTCATGCTCGGCGGGCGCGACGGCGGCTTCGTGGCCCGCGGCGTGCGCGCCCGCATCGATCTGCCCGCCGGCGCTTCCGACGGTGAACTCGGCGAGCGCGTCGGCAACGAGCTCGCCGCTCTGGGCGACGGCGCGATCGCGGTGGGTGCGCTGCCGTTCAACCGGGTGTTGGCGGCGTCGCTGGTGGTGCCCGAAGAAGTGTGGTTCGTCCGCGACGGCGTCGGCCCGTCACCCGACACCGCCGACCAACCGCTGGCCCCCGACGCCTTCAGCCTCACCCCGTCGCTGTCGCACGCCGACTGGTGCGATCTCGTCGACGATGCGCTCGCCGCCATCGACGCCGGCGACTTCGAGAAGGTCGTCGTCGCACGCGCCGTGGAGGTGGCGGCCAATCGCCCGATCGTCGTGGCCGACGTCGTGCGCCGCCTGCACGATCTCTACCCATCGTGCACGACGTACTCGGTCGACGGATTCGTCGGTGCCAGCCCGGAGTTGTTGATCAGCCGCGTCGGCGACCAGATCGTCTCGCATCCCCTCGCCGGCACCACGGCCCGCGTCGGCGATCCCGATGCCGACAACGAGGCGGCGGCCGCCCTCCTCGCGTCGGACAAGGACCGCGCCGAGCACCGGCTTACCGTCGACGGCGTCGCCGACGCCCTGCGGCCTTACTGTGCGTCGCTCGACGTGCCCGCGGGCCCCTCGGTCGTCGCGCTGCGCAACGTCACGCACCTCGGCACGAAGATCACCGGCACGCTGGGCGCCACCGCGCCGGCGTCCGTGCTCGACCTCGTCGCCTCCTTGCACCCCACCGCCGCCGTCGGTGGCCAGCCCAGCGCCGCCGCCCTCGCCTGGCTCGCCCGCCACGAGCGGCTCGACCGCGGCCGCTACGCCGGGCCGGTCGGCTGGGTCGACGCCCGCGGCAACGGCGAGTGGTGGGTCGGCATCCGTTGCGCCGAGATCGATGACACGCGCGCCGTGCTGCGCGCCGGCTGCGGCGTCGTCGCCGGGTCGGACAGCCAGTCCGAGTTGGTGGAGAGCCAACTCAAGCTGCAAGCACTGCTGGCCGCACTCGTGCGTCCTTAG